The Zea mays cultivar B73 chromosome 7, Zm-B73-REFERENCE-NAM-5.0, whole genome shotgun sequence DNA segment aactcaacatagtggaagactctatctgtcatacttacagatctgagcaaatggaggaaggagttgaaacagactccaagcccaggtgtggctaactccaacgaggactaggcaagcatttcaggcttggccgaacctcgagataaatccttgcgtctgtgtgctttgttctgtattgtgtgctgactctctgtcttactcactttttatatctgcacttcaacacttatctgtggtacaagttatatttgaagtgcagggcattttgagataggatcttctattccgccgcaacctactcgaaggatctttcattccactgcgatctggtctttgagtagagtaagaactaaagctttaaagtgataatttttattcgcctattcaccccccctctaggcgacatccagatcctgttcccaggcaaagggaactttcagctTTGGCATAGGGACATGTCTTGAGACggagggctgcaccgacttaaagaggaaaagaccaatcagtccatgataatttgtgtcatgattgtaactagttatcgaggacataaatgtaattttagcgggctgtgtcctgtgcctataaataggtgaatagtacccctgtactgttcacgctgacttgtattcactcgtgcgtcacgcttggacttttaccttctgtgaaGCCGAAGGTTAAaatgtaattcagtattgttcatgtttattcatgatgatataataaagatttatgccgatgtcatatgattattcatgttatttctcatgtttcatatgcttcttctttcactgATAtaaactgcgatgatgaaggtacatccttcatgaccttcatctgaagatcattatatctcaagggaaataatgcttcgaaggatgaagggtttTAATCACTAACAtttctgtgttgtcttgttcttaacttatagcatttgagaacaagtcaccaacagaaGGTCATGCTATTAGTTCATACTACAACTTGTAATATTTTTCACCTTTGTGTTTATTAATCTATCACCCACAAGAGAACATAGGGAACACATTCCACAACCTGAACCTCTCTAAACCGCTCTCGTGCTAGTACCCAACTAGATCTAGATTCAACGCATATCCATCCTTTGCCCCCTCTATATGTAATCTTATCATCTTAATTTCAGGTACATTCAGTACCTTGGTGTCGCAATCGTACTATGAAGACAATATAGGATCTAACGGAACAGGTATAGTGTTCTCTTGTTGCAAACCAAGGGATGGAGAGGAATTCACATGCCATCTTATACATTCCAACCCACCATTAATCATGACATTAAGACACTGACATAAGTCCTATGATAAATCATTGCTTGGTTGGAATGCTCGTTAGGATTTAATGATTATTGGAAATGATGCGAAGCTCAATAAGAATGCAAGGCTATGAAGAACACTTAAAAAGTGGTGTCGTCTAGAGCCATTGTTGGGTTTAAAATATCAAACCTTCCAAGAAATAGTGGTTGGTgttattaagttgcatgcaccaagcAGTTCAATCTAAAAACTTAAGCTGATAGGAAGAGGaggacaattcacttatattatattctaacACTCCCCTCACGTCGAGCCTTTTTTTATCTCATACATAGTCACAAAATAATGAGTACAGTGGTGGCGACCCTCGACTCGGGAATGTTGTCCCCTTCCCAGATACGAAGAGTCAATTTCGTTACCACCATGTAAAAACCTCTCATAGGTCGTGCACCACATTTCTCGACCCTATAGATTCTAGAACTTTGTGACTATGGTCTCATATATGGAATAAGAGCGAGtaacaattattttattttaattgCGCTAACTTGAATTGAATCTTGTGACCTCTAACTCTGATACTATagtaagttgcatgcaccaatcagtccaacccaaaagcttaagctgatatGAATATATGGGCAATTCACTAAGGAGGTGTTTGGTTTGGAGAGTCAACACATTCCTTATATACAAAGCGGGACACAAACATTCGCTCCCGTGCGTCCACGTCGGCAGAAAAAAAGACCGTGCACACGATACTTCATCAACGGACGAGAGAATGCTTCTCAGCCTGCCAGCGCCGGTACACTCGCCTGGAGACTTCCAGAGGGGCTCTCAAAGGGCCTTGCGTCTCCAGCGTCGGCGTCCACGACATCGGGGACCAGCGGCCATGCGTCCCCTCTCCTGTTGCGCTCTCGTCCGTCTCCACAATTTGTGCAGGTTCGTTGAACACAACATGTCCTTTTCTTCCCCAATAGCGCATATTCTTAGCTAGGGTTTCAAGCTCTCCATCTTCGATTGAGCATAAGTTCGTCCAAGGTTGTTGTCGTCCTCTCCCACCGGTCCGTCACCGGAGCCGCGCTtcacccgccgccgccgcctcatgCCTCCACCCATCCCAGCCGTCGAACCCATAGTGTCGGCGATGTCGCCTGCTAGCCGCACAACGATTTTGGCGTCGTCGTCCGCGTACGCCTCAACGTCTCTAGCACCCTGCTCTATTTTGACACCGTACATGCTGTCCGGGGGATGCGGTCAGGACGCCGAGTACACCCACGGTAGCAAGCTGCTGAGTTCCAGACCATATTAAAGTTGGCGTCGTGAGGGTCTTATTTATTTCTAAAATCCTTCAAAAATAACCAAACGTCGACTGGTGTATGCACTAATGAATCATGAGAGCTGTATTGAAGATAACATTTCCCTTTATTTACATACTGAGGTCCATTGTTTTTTCTTTGGACAACTATGCATCTTTTCACTTCCCTGTTCTAAAAATCTATCATCTTAGTTGCAAAGTCTGATGCTTTGGTGCTAGGAAGAATTAAGTTAGTTGCATATTTTGGGCTGAATCACTTAGTTCATTTTTGTAGCACGTTTTGCTGAATTACGAATATGCTATTTTCTATTTAAATTACCTATATGCTTATCGCGCAAACATTTATATTTTTTTGTTATATTATATGAATAACTTACAGCTGAGTTTGGTATGGAAATTTGTATTTTAGACCAAAGACAAAGTAAGAGTGTGCTGAAAGAAGAAATTGACCTACTTAAGGTGGAACCAAACGAAGGCGAAGGTAAGATAAGTGACGAGGATGCAATAGCCATGTCTGAGAAAATAACTCAAATGGAAGAGCAACCGGTACTTCTTAGAATTATGATGGATAAAAAAATCAGATTTTCCGCAAAGACATGGTTATGCAGCAGGCATGGTTATAACAAAATCAGATTGTAGCTGATTTACTTTAGACGATATATTTGGCACTATGGCAGTGTTACCTGAAATTTGGTTCTGTTGTGGGCCTGTCAGTGGATCTAGAAAGAAGCATTTAACGACTGGCCGCACCAGACCAAACCGTAGCAGAACTCAACTGAAGGCAACCGCGGTCGCAATGAGTCAGCAGGTCCACCATCTGTGCTCATCCTTTCTTTTATGTTTCTGTTCCATCTGTTTTTTTTTGTATTGTATCGCTATCATCACTTTTTGATCAAGCAAATGTATAGTATGCGTAAAAAACCATGATGATGCCTTATTTTGAATCTGAAAGAATGTTCCAACCAAAGAATCTTAACTAAGGGATAATCTATGCATTGCAGTTTCAGAGGTATTCACTATAATTATTGAGTTTACTAAACCATATTCATCCTCTTTTTGTTTACGTTTTCCACTTAACTTTTAGATAAAGTGTTTGAGAAGACAAAATATTATTCTTTGGGGGGAGTGCATAAATCTTCGATAAGCGAAGGTGATTGTTGCTTCGCAGCCTATCTAATCTTTATAATGTTATATGTCATTCTTTTCAAATTTTTTTGTTCAGTCCATACGAAGGATGAACCATAAAAACATTGTGAAGATCAAATAAGTCATAAGAGAATGATTTTTTAGTACATGCTATGGACAACTCATACCTCTTGCTCCTATCGTTTTTTACAATGTGCTCTGTAAGGTTAGTAAAGTTCATGTTATTTATTGTGATTTCAGGAATGCAGTCTATCAGATGATGAAAAGCAGAAGGAATCCCTTCTCAGAGAGTGAAATACGAAACTGGTGCTTTCAAATATTTTAAGATCTGATTTACATGCATTAGCATGGATATTTCCAATGCGACCTTAATCCTGATATGTGGTTTTGCATTTTTTTTACAAACAATGTTGCAATGGTTGATCTATGATTCATTTTTGTTGTGAAACAAGTTTCTAGCCCCAATCATTTTCACATGACATTTTAGACAAGAAAATAGTTCTCCATGTAGCTCAATCTTCATGTTTAAAATATCGTGTGTATTTAACTGGAGGGACTATCACTTATAAGCCCAAGAATAGCTTCCTTGCAATTTTTCTATATGAGTTGCATCTTATATTTTTTTAAAGTATACAAAATAATAATACACCTGTATAACAGCGACATGAGGAACACAACGCGCGAAGGACACGTGAGATACTAGTTCTATATAAGCACATTTATATAAGGTGATGCATTATAAGTTCATTCCACAAATTTGgtagaatgaatcaatttctcatACTTTTACTAATTATTAGTACATAAGGAATGAAatgatgatggatcaactcatttcaTTCCATAAAccaaataaaataataaggagtGAGAATACGATATACTAActtattcctcaaaccaaacacgctATTATATTATATTCTATTCTAACATGTGTTTCTTTGTCTTTTCCTATGGGGATTTGTCTTCGTTGCGGTTACGTTGTTTGGACTCTGTGTTCACAGCCAGTTCCTCTAGTAGTTTTGTATTAGCTATTGTAACCCCTCCAAGGTTGTTGTTTGCCTAATCGACCGAGATTACTTGTCTATTAATATAATCAGCAGACATGCATCTCGATCggtttgttttaaacaaaaggaGTTGAAGCAATAGAAAATACAAGACAACCTTCAGACTACATGGAATGCTAATGGGCAATGGCAATCATTGGAACTTCTTGCATTGTACAGTAGTACTTCTTCATTGCTTCGCACAATTAATTTTCCATTTTTAGTGAAAAAGTGCAGAAAGCCTATGCTAACTGACATTTTTTTTTCTTCTAAACCTATACTTGATTCGAATCGTACTTTATGTTTAATTCACCAAATTAAACATAAATTACAATTCAGAATTCAGATTCCTCagctgcaaaaaaaaaaaaaaagtagATAGCAcacacaaagatcacaatgaaagtatGTAATTCACCAACTTGTCAGTGGCAACCTGAGAAGTCCCACGAGCTTCCAAACAATCCGCTACAATCTTCTTGAGCTCCTTGGCTCTTCCCCTCATCTCCTCCCCATCCCTTCCCTTCATGAGCTTCCTAATGGCCATCTCTACTCCGCCTCTTTGAAGCTCACCTTCCAGCTCCAACCCTACACCCCACGTGTCCACCACGTACCTCGCGTTCATCATCTGATCCGCGAACTGCGGCCTGCACATCATCGGAACACCCTCGCTGACGCTCTCCAGCGTGGAGTTCCACCCACTGTGGGTCCAGAACCCACCGACCGCAGGGTGCGCCAGCACCTCCTGCTGCGGCGCCCACCGTATCACCTTGCCCCTGCCATGAACTGCAGCCTCGAAGCCGTCTGGGAGAgccgccggaccgtccgagccccgTACCGAGTCCGCGCGGACCACCCATAGAAACGGGTGGCCACTGTTGGCCAGACCCCAAGCCACCTCCGAGAACTCGTCGGAGTCCAGGGAAGCCAGGCTCCCGAAGCTCACGTACAGCACGGATTCTGAAGGCTGCTTGTCCAGCCACCTGATGCAGCTGTGGTCTTGGTGGTCCAGCGTGCTGTGACTGCTTGTGCTCTTAGAAGAGCAGAGCTTGTGGAGAGGGCCAGGAGCGAGTACGATAGGGACGTGGAGCTGCTCGCGGATCCTCTCTAGCTCTGGTTTCTCCAGAGCGTCCAGTGTGTTGATGACTACGCCAGAGGAGTTCTCCATTGCTTCGTTGGCCCGAGCGAGTAGGTCGCGCATCTTCTTGTGGTCGCTCCAGGTCGAGTAGAAGAGGTCCCTTACCCTCAGCGGCGGCAGCTCTTTCACCGGCATGTAGAGGTCCGATTCTAAAACAGAGCACGTATTGACGTATATATAACTAGGACATGTATAGTCTGATGCTCTGATGATCTGCTGCTCTCGTCAACTGACCTTGCGGCGGCAGGTAGCCCTTCTGGTGAAGCATGGGGTACGCCATGAAGCATCCGAGGCAGGCCGCGCTCGCGGTGCGCAGCACCAGCGTCCTGAGCCCGACGGCCGAGGCAGCCCTGGGCACGGCGAGGAGGTTGGCGTCGAAGACAATGCACGCGGCAGGGGGCTGCTCCACGTCCGCGACCACCGACTCGAGGACTGCCCTGACGGGCCCCGACCCGTCCGCCTCCATGGCCGCGTTCATGGCCTCGATGATGTCGATGACGTTCCCGCGCGCCGCGACGTGGGCCGGGACGCCGTCGGGCACCGGCACGAACCGGAACTCCGGGTGGCGCGCGGGGTCCGGCGCGTTGAGGCGCGCGTGGAGCACGGTCACGGCGAGCCCCCGCGCGTGCAGCGCGTCGCCCAGCTGCAGCATCGGGTTGATGTGGCCCTGGAACGGCAGCGGGAACATCAGCACGCGCCGCGGACGACGCCGCCGTGGCCTGCTGCCGCCGGCGCGCGCTTCGTGGACGCCGCCGGCCATCGCGCGCCTGTTACTGTCAGCTCGTCTCGGTCGGCAGCCAGCACAAAAGCTACGCGCCTACGCAGCAACAGCAGGGGCGCCATTTAGAAAAATCAATGCTCTCGCTGTCCCTGGTTGATCTGTCGTCTAAACCAAGCTGTCGCTAGGAAAAAGTTTTCCACAACTGCTACGCATGTCCTACAGCTACACTACGTTTGAACTGGCCACTGATACGTGGTTGGTAGTGCTGCATTATTGACTTGTAAGTATATTTGTTGATTGGACAGACAAGTGTGTATGTCATGTGCACTAAGCTTCTTGCAGGTTCTATACACAAGCTGATGAACCGAGAGGGGCAATAGCGACTGAAAAAAAGACATGAATTACTCGCGGGAAATAAACATGGAAAACAAGTGATGGAATGCAAATTTTTTTCAAGTGACGGAATGGTCAATACATGAAGCAAATTCGTTGTTTTTGTTAGTTGGAAAAGTGTTGCTTAAATACCTGTATGGTCAATCTACTTAACGTGCTCTTATTCTATGAGGGAAAAAGTACATATTACTTCCTTTATTTATGGACAATGTCTATACAGCCCTCTAAAGTATTTTTTTGGGGTTTATTTTACTCCTCCGCTAATTTGAGTTGGTTTAGTttagcccttaacaaaatttgtctttttatttttttatatagAAACTGACTTTTTAGTTTAACGTTTGTTGGTTAGTAGCTACTGATATAACTTAGCATAGAAAAATATATTATGATTTTTAATAATTATTTTTATAGGTTATTAATAAGATAAGATAATACATTTTAATGGTACAAAACTAAATGTGAAATATTGATGAATAATTCTTAACATATTTTTAATAAATATTATtcttaatatatttatttataatttCGGGGTTAATTATATTGTTTTGTATTCAGGATCGGGTTAGAGACAGGTGTGATTATGGCAAATGACAACATAAATttattattgttgttgttgttgttattattattattattattattattattattattattattattattattattattattattgtaggTTAAGGCATCTAGTAATAAAAAAACTGGATCTATAAAATTCTAAGAAACATAATGAAGAAAAAACTGTAATGCAACTTTATCTTAAAATACGATGTCTGCTATGACCACataaattttgaaatttgaacttAATGCATACATATAGAAAACAAATTTATTAAGTAATTGGACCGGTTGAAATAGTAAGAGCAGATCAAACCATACTTTAGTTTAGGAAATATCCAGACATATTCCAATTTAACAGAAATAGAGGCCGCTTGACACGATACGAAGAGCCTGGTTCATCGGCCGAATGTCCTCAGCCACAGCCTGGCCCATAAGCTACCGACAGCCCAAGTTTTCCGACGCCTGAAACGTCTTGTGCGGCACCGGCACCCGCGAGAACTTGGGCAGACGCCCCCGGTTTTCCTCCTTCCAAACAATTAGTTTAGGAGCCACAAAACTAGAGTTGATTGTAGGGGCTAAAATCATTTTATTATTTAATTTTTAACGAGATAAGATTTTAGTCATTCTAATCCCCTCCGATTTTTAGACTCgcaaactagcccttagagttTAAAGAATATTTACATGTTATACACATACTCCATCCGTCCTCAAATATCATAAAATATAATAAATCCAGTATTTTATAAGTTAAACTATAGTAGATTTGACTAGATATATAGAAAAAACATTAAACTCTACCATGAAGGCTTCGAAGCAAAATGACTACAATGGATAGATATGATCATGAACTCAGGGACTTCATCTATCAGTTGAACGGGGTTCCAGGAAAACGTTCCATTGCAAGAGAGGTGTTCGCCAAGGAGACCCCCTTTTGCCCCTTCTGTTTGTCCTTGCAGCTGATCTCCTTCAATCTATCCTCAATAAAGCAAAAGACGCTGGCATCATCCAGATCCCCTTAAGCACATCCTCATATCAAGATTTCCCGGTTATTCAATATGTTGATGACACAATTTTGATTATGGAGGCTTTGCCAAGACAACTTTTCCCCTCAAAGCTCTACTAAACTCATTTGCTAACTCCAGAGGACTCCATGTCAACTATCAAAAATCAAACATTTACCCGATCAATGTTTCAAATGAAAGAATGGATATACTAGCAAAAACCTTCAATTGCAAGATTGGTACTTACCCCTTCACGTACCTAGAGCTGCCGATGGGAATTACAAAACCAAGGATTGACTCATTTCTGCCCCTGATTCAGAAAATTGAAAAATGTCTATCAACAACTTTCTTGTTCTTATCGCATGCTGGCAGATTACAGATGGTAAATGCAGTCTTCACCTCTCTCCCCACATTTTACCTTTGTACACTCAAGATTCCCAGGTCAGGCGCTGATATTAATGCTACTCGTCCAGCTCAGGCAGCATGGCATTTAGCCTGCAAACCGAAGCAAAAAGGAGGTATGGGGATCTTAGATCTTAAAAAACACAATGAGGCACTACAAATGAAAATGCTACACAAATTCCTCAACAAACAAGATATACCATGGGTGCATCTGATATGGGGAAGTAGGTACAATAATGGTTCACTTCCCCCAGAAGGGAACAATGGATCGTTCTGGGGGAGAGATATCCTGAATAACTTACCGGCATTCCTAAAAATATCCAATATCAAAATAGGCAATGGAGCCACAATTCATCTCTGGCATGATAGGTGGGGGACACTCCATTATGTGATAAGTTCCTAGAACTGTTTTCATACTCAGTGAATAAAAATATAACTCTAAGGTAGGCAAAAATGGCACCCTTAATTGATGATTTGTTCCATCTACCTCTATCTGTCCCAGCTTACATGCAAATGCTTACACTGCTCACAATGCTACACAACATGGAACTGTCAGACGTGCCAGATAAATGGATGTGCCAGCAATGCATATAAGTACTCATCCCAGAAGATCTACGAACTCATACAGAAACTCTTGGAAGTTCCAGATACCTTTGCTCTGGTCTGGAAAACAAAATGTCAGCCTAAGCAAAATTGTTCTTTTGGCTACTCCTGCACGACAGATT contains these protein-coding regions:
- the LOC109940776 gene encoding DIMBOA UDP-glucosyltransferase BX8-like, giving the protein MAGGVHEARAGGSRPRRRRPRRVLMFPLPFQGHINPMLQLGDALHARGLAVTVLHARLNAPDPARHPEFRFVPVPDGVPAHVAARGNVIDIIEAMNAAMEADGSGPVRAVLESVVADVEQPPAACIVFDANLLAVPRAASAVGLRTLVLRTASAACLGCFMAYPMLHQKGYLPPQESDLYMPVKELPPLRVRDLFYSTWSDHKKMRDLLARANEAMENSSGVVINTLDALEKPELERIREQLHVPIVLAPGPLHKLCSSKSTSSHSTLDHQDHSCIRWLDKQPSESVLYVSFGSLASLDSDEFSEVAWGLANSGHPFLWVVRADSVRGSDGPAALPDGFEAAVHGRGKVIRWAPQQEVLAHPAVGGFWTHSGWNSTLESVSEGVPMMCRPQFADQMMNARYVVDTWGVGLELEGELQRGGVEMAIRKLMKGRDGEEMRGRAKELKKIVADCLEARGTSQVATDKLVNYILSL